One Halobaculum roseum DNA segment encodes these proteins:
- a CDS encoding NUDIX hydrolase, producing MITVAGDYCPLCGAELDRVVVEGRERRRCPECDRVVWQNSKPVASVVVRDGDEVLLGKREVDPNRGLWGVPGGNLEHDEHPAAGVARELREETGVRVDPADLRLFDVDHTTKERRSVVGIRYVVDRAATAGEPTARDETSAARLAPLGWFREHGGISPFDRALLAAVFDG from the coding sequence GTGATCACCGTCGCCGGCGATTACTGCCCGCTGTGTGGCGCCGAACTCGACCGCGTGGTCGTCGAGGGGCGAGAGCGGCGCCGCTGTCCCGAGTGCGACCGCGTCGTGTGGCAGAACAGCAAACCAGTCGCGAGCGTCGTCGTCCGCGACGGCGACGAGGTGTTGCTCGGCAAGCGGGAGGTCGACCCCAACCGCGGGCTGTGGGGGGTCCCCGGCGGCAACCTCGAACACGACGAGCATCCGGCCGCGGGCGTCGCCCGCGAGTTGCGCGAGGAGACCGGCGTTCGCGTCGACCCCGCGGATCTGCGGCTGTTCGATGTCGACCACACGACCAAGGAGCGGCGATCGGTCGTCGGGATCCGCTACGTCGTCGACCGCGCCGCCACCGCGGGCGAGCCGACCGCCCGCGACGAGACGAGCGCCGCGCGCCTCGCCCCGCTCGGGTGGTTCCGCGAACACGGCGGGATCAGCCCGTTCGACCGTGCCCTGCTCGCGGCCGTGTTCGACGGTTGA
- a CDS encoding GNAT family N-acetyltransferase, translated as MSDSGDADDAGDPNDPDATIRPYEPSDADALWALKRGFETGLGAGTGGDDKAATYEAKLTEEYRRRWLDWVDRCVDKQAATVTVAAVGGDAGAGEAAAGDAADDDTGGDDGDPDDNDDPSALAGYVFVLPESLSFVWDAAVLNEVYVRPEYRGTGVADGLMEAALSTAREQALPLDRMVLDVDRENERARAFYERYGFEHWGEMVARDL; from the coding sequence ATGAGCGACTCCGGCGACGCGGACGACGCGGGCGACCCGAATGACCCCGACGCGACGATCCGGCCGTACGAACCGAGCGACGCGGACGCGCTGTGGGCACTCAAGCGCGGCTTCGAGACGGGGCTCGGCGCCGGGACGGGCGGCGACGACAAGGCCGCGACGTACGAGGCGAAACTCACCGAGGAGTACCGGCGACGGTGGCTCGACTGGGTCGACCGCTGCGTCGACAAGCAGGCGGCGACCGTGACGGTCGCGGCGGTCGGCGGCGACGCGGGCGCCGGCGAAGCGGCGGCCGGCGACGCAGCCGACGACGACACGGGCGGCGACGACGGCGACCCCGACGACAACGACGACCCGTCGGCGCTCGCGGGCTACGTGTTCGTCCTCCCGGAGTCGCTGTCGTTCGTCTGGGACGCCGCCGTGCTCAACGAGGTGTACGTCCGTCCCGAGTATCGGGGAACGGGTGTCGCCGACGGCCTGATGGAGGCGGCGCTGTCGACCGCCCGCGAGCAGGCCCTCCCGCTGGACCGCATGGTGCTCGACGTGGACCGCGAGAACGAGCGCGCGCGGGCGTTCTACGAACGATACGGCTTCGAACACTGGGGCGAGATGGTCGCCCGCGACCTGTAG
- a CDS encoding M24 family metallopeptidase codes for MVDIDEREERLERFLAEEGYEAAWFARPNAFAWLTGGDNWVDANADVGDAAAGYLGDGEWTVVTNNIEAERLAAEELPAELSMSVAADDWYEASLAESVAARSPTPAAADFDVPGLDAVDPTRLRLRLAEDDLAAYRDLGREVALAVETVCRELQPGDTEHEVAAGLRISLAGRNIDAPVVLVGGSERAPEYRHPTPTDAALGDYALVIVTARRGGLHASCTRTVAFDPPEWLAERHRAAQRVETAALAATREAAGREDGTAGDVFAAIRESYAEEGYGDEWREHHQGGATGYAGREWFATPGSDAPVASEAAYAWNPTVQGAKSEDTAYVTDESVEVLTDSGQWPTDTVEVGGLTLQRPAISEN; via the coding sequence ATGGTCGACATCGACGAGCGCGAGGAGCGACTGGAACGCTTCCTCGCCGAGGAAGGGTACGAGGCGGCGTGGTTCGCCCGGCCAAACGCGTTCGCGTGGCTCACCGGCGGCGACAACTGGGTCGACGCGAACGCGGACGTGGGCGACGCCGCCGCGGGCTACCTCGGCGACGGGGAGTGGACGGTCGTCACGAACAACATCGAGGCCGAGCGGCTGGCCGCCGAGGAGCTGCCCGCGGAGCTGTCGATGTCCGTCGCCGCCGACGACTGGTACGAGGCATCGCTGGCGGAGTCGGTCGCCGCGCGGTCGCCGACGCCGGCGGCGGCGGACTTCGACGTGCCCGGACTCGACGCAGTGGACCCGACGCGCCTCCGGCTGCGACTCGCCGAGGACGACCTCGCCGCCTACCGCGACCTCGGCCGGGAGGTCGCGCTCGCCGTCGAGACGGTGTGTCGCGAACTTCAGCCGGGCGACACCGAACACGAGGTCGCCGCAGGCCTGCGGATCTCGCTTGCGGGCCGGAACATCGACGCGCCGGTCGTGCTCGTCGGCGGGAGCGAGCGCGCCCCCGAGTACCGCCATCCGACGCCGACCGACGCGGCGCTCGGCGACTACGCGCTGGTGATCGTCACCGCCCGGCGGGGCGGGCTGCACGCCTCCTGCACCCGGACGGTCGCGTTCGACCCGCCCGAGTGGCTCGCCGAGCGGCACCGCGCGGCCCAGCGAGTGGAGACCGCGGCGCTCGCGGCGACACGCGAGGCCGCCGGCCGCGAGGACGGCACCGCGGGCGACGTGTTCGCGGCGATCCGGGAGTCGTACGCCGAGGAGGGGTACGGGGACGAGTGGCGCGAACACCACCAGGGCGGCGCGACCGGCTACGCCGGCCGCGAGTGGTTCGCGACCCCGGGCAGCGACGCGCCCGTCGCGAGCGAGGCCGCCTACGCGTGGAACCCGACCGTGCAGGGGGCGAAAAGCGAGGACACGGCCTACGTCACCGACGAGTCCGTCGAGGTGCTCACGGACTCGGGCCAGTGGCCGACCGACACCGTCGAGGTCGGGGGACTCACGCTTCAGCGCCCGGCCATATCGGAGAACTGA
- a CDS encoding transcriptional regulator: MSRKALVGNVTAMLADADFLVSERCAVRPKSFDVAARRGEDLLLVKVLGNVDAFDRATGAEMRRLGEYLSATPILVGMRTRDEDIKPGVVYFRHGVPAIHPDTLYDLLIEEVPPLIYAAPGGLYVNIDGDTVADERRERGWSLGRLAEELGVSRRTVAKYEDGMNASVEVAVELEDLFDRPFSDPVRVMEGAEEVREADPTPEPPEVDPDDEHVYGVLSRAGFAVHPTQRAPFTAVGEDEAEPRVEFTLLTGHSPFTRTAQKRAKLMGSLGRVTGTRAVYFTEGDDEPKEETVDGTAIVTMVELSRADDPERIRELIRERSDEPAEA, translated from the coding sequence ATGTCGCGGAAGGCGCTGGTCGGGAACGTGACCGCCATGCTCGCGGACGCCGATTTCCTGGTCAGCGAACGCTGTGCGGTCCGCCCCAAGAGCTTCGACGTGGCCGCCCGACGCGGGGAGGACCTGCTCCTCGTGAAGGTGCTCGGCAACGTCGACGCGTTCGACCGGGCCACGGGCGCGGAGATGCGCCGGCTCGGCGAGTACCTCTCGGCGACGCCGATCCTCGTCGGGATGCGCACGCGCGACGAGGACATCAAGCCCGGCGTCGTCTACTTCCGCCACGGCGTCCCGGCGATCCACCCCGACACGCTGTACGACCTGCTCATCGAGGAGGTACCGCCGCTCATCTACGCCGCCCCCGGCGGCCTCTACGTCAACATCGACGGCGACACCGTCGCCGACGAGCGCAGGGAGCGCGGCTGGAGCCTCGGGCGACTGGCCGAGGAGCTGGGCGTCTCCCGCCGCACCGTCGCGAAGTACGAGGACGGCATGAACGCCTCCGTCGAGGTCGCCGTCGAGCTGGAGGACCTGTTCGACCGCCCGTTCTCCGACCCCGTGCGGGTGATGGAGGGCGCCGAGGAGGTCCGCGAGGCCGACCCCACCCCGGAGCCGCCGGAGGTCGACCCCGACGACGAGCACGTGTACGGCGTGCTCTCGCGGGCGGGCTTCGCCGTTCACCCGACCCAGCGGGCCCCGTTCACCGCCGTCGGCGAGGACGAGGCCGAGCCGCGCGTGGAGTTCACGCTGCTCACCGGCCACTCGCCGTTCACGCGGACCGCACAGAAGCGCGCGAAGCTGATGGGGTCGCTCGGGCGCGTCACCGGCACCCGCGCCGTCTACTTCACCGAGGGCGACGACGAGCCCAAGGAGGAGACCGTCGACGGCACCGCCATCGTCACGATGGTCGAGCTCTCTCGGGCCGACGACCCCGAACGCATCCGCGAGCTGATCCGCGAGCGCTCCGACGAACCGGCGGAGGCGTAA
- a CDS encoding metal-dependent hydrolase family protein, translated as MLLRDATLVDGAGVRRGDLRVAEDRIEDAGDLSARSDESVVDLSGHAVLPGLVDAHVHFSLSGERTVEEVVGMGDAELALVEARNARKTLAAGVTGARVMGARDVDVHVRDRIDSEDIPGPRTVANCRSITATGGHGHHLGREITGADDARRAVREQAKQGADFIKFMVTGGVTTPGSDPGAVALTDAEVEAIVDETHRRGLHAATHAHGAEGVKSAVAAGVDTVEHGTLLDDEAIDMLARADVTLVPTLSAPHRIVRNVEAATEEDRTKTEAVYDRHLDSFARAVEAGVRVAGGTDAGTPFNMHGTNATELLLMHEHGLDPLEAIVAMTETAAETVGLADQGTLEPGTHADLLVVDADPTEDLTAVTEPGAVLKGGAVVAGADERTKRAIADARGDD; from the coding sequence ATGCTTCTGCGGGACGCGACGCTCGTCGACGGCGCGGGCGTCCGACGGGGCGACCTCCGGGTCGCCGAGGACCGGATCGAGGACGCGGGCGACCTGAGCGCCCGGAGCGACGAGTCCGTCGTCGACCTCTCCGGGCACGCCGTCCTCCCGGGGCTCGTCGACGCCCACGTACACTTCTCGCTGTCGGGCGAGCGCACCGTCGAGGAGGTCGTCGGCATGGGCGACGCCGAACTCGCGCTGGTGGAGGCCCGAAACGCCCGGAAGACGCTCGCGGCCGGGGTCACCGGCGCGCGGGTGATGGGCGCGCGCGACGTGGACGTGCACGTTCGCGACCGAATCGACTCGGAGGACATCCCCGGACCGCGAACGGTCGCGAACTGCCGGTCGATCACGGCGACCGGCGGCCACGGCCACCACCTCGGCCGAGAGATCACCGGCGCCGACGACGCCCGGCGGGCGGTTCGCGAGCAGGCGAAGCAAGGCGCGGACTTCATCAAGTTCATGGTGACCGGCGGGGTGACGACGCCCGGCAGCGACCCCGGCGCCGTCGCGCTCACCGACGCCGAGGTCGAGGCGATCGTCGACGAGACCCACCGGCGCGGGCTGCACGCGGCGACGCACGCCCACGGCGCCGAGGGCGTGAAGTCGGCCGTCGCCGCCGGCGTCGACACCGTCGAGCACGGGACGCTCCTCGACGACGAGGCGATCGACATGCTCGCCCGCGCCGACGTGACCCTGGTGCCGACGCTGTCGGCGCCCCACCGGATCGTCCGCAACGTCGAGGCGGCCACCGAGGAGGACCGCACCAAGACCGAGGCGGTGTACGACCGTCACCTCGACTCGTTCGCCCGGGCGGTCGAGGCTGGCGTCCGGGTCGCCGGCGGCACCGACGCGGGGACGCCGTTCAACATGCACGGCACCAACGCCACGGAGCTGCTGCTCATGCACGAGCACGGGCTGGACCCGCTGGAAGCGATCGTCGCGATGACCGAGACCGCGGCCGAGACCGTGGGGCTCGCGGACCAGGGGACGCTGGAGCCGGGGACCCACGCCGACCTGCTCGTCGTCGACGCGGACCCGACCGAGGACCTCACCGCGGTGACGGAGCCCGGAGCCGTCCTCAAGGGCGGGGCGGTCGTCGCGGGCGCCGACGAGCGAACCAAACGAGCGATCGCGGACGCCCGCGGCGACGACTGA
- a CDS encoding glutathione S-transferase N-terminal domain-containing protein produces the protein MANLVLYELEGCPYCAKVTKKLDELGLEYESIMVPRSHAERTEVEEVSGQTGVPVLVDEDHGVEGMPESDDIVAYLEETYGQGAA, from the coding sequence ATGGCGAACCTCGTCCTCTACGAACTGGAAGGCTGTCCGTACTGCGCGAAGGTGACGAAGAAACTGGACGAACTCGGGCTGGAGTACGAGTCGATCATGGTCCCGCGATCGCACGCCGAACGGACCGAGGTCGAGGAGGTGTCCGGTCAGACCGGCGTCCCCGTCCTCGTCGACGAGGACCACGGCGTCGAGGGGATGCCCGAATCCGACGACATCGTCGCGTACCTCGAGGAGACGTACGGCCAGGGCGCGGCGTAG
- a CDS encoding tRNA(Ile)(2)-agmatinylcytidine synthase, giving the protein MTVLGIDDTDSRTAGMCSTYLAALVAEAIEDAGATVHRRLLVRLNPAVEHKTRGNAALALHTDADPDEAIAIASDLIAEYAVADDPRTSPGVVVADRDPEAVPASVADFAREAVREFHDLGDALALADVVGFDHRGWGSDGEPSADTACGDGDSDDNGDGAGEDAVVGRGRIGALAAVGAWRAFDDWTYEHISYREFARCGTPREVDEASVFAAAEEAYPLAWDTVDRVEREAVCVPNAPGPILYGIRGDDPEAVRRVADGIDSEPVERSALFVTNQGTDAHLREGTLGDLREGGAYRVDATVTAAPETRRGGHVFFEVTALGGGDAAATDDVDGDGPEATVIDCVAFEPTKRFRDRVRDLRVGDRLSLCGEVADGTLKLEKFAVRDLVETAPAVPTCPECGRSMESAGANQGYRCRDCGASEPGTVDAPLERELEPGWYEVPPCARRHISKPLVRGGFDAPTHPER; this is encoded by the coding sequence GTGACGGTCCTCGGCATCGACGACACCGACTCGCGCACGGCGGGGATGTGCAGCACGTACCTCGCCGCGCTGGTCGCCGAGGCCATCGAGGACGCGGGGGCCACCGTGCACCGACGCCTGCTCGTCCGTCTCAACCCCGCCGTCGAACACAAGACGCGGGGGAACGCCGCGCTCGCGCTTCACACCGACGCCGACCCAGACGAGGCGATCGCGATCGCGAGCGACCTGATCGCCGAATACGCCGTCGCCGACGACCCCCGAACCTCCCCCGGCGTCGTCGTCGCCGACAGGGATCCCGAAGCGGTTCCCGCCTCCGTGGCCGACTTCGCTCGCGAGGCGGTCCGCGAGTTCCACGACCTCGGCGACGCGCTCGCGCTCGCCGACGTGGTCGGGTTCGACCACCGTGGGTGGGGAAGCGACGGCGAGCCGTCGGCCGATACAGCCTGCGGAGACGGCGATAGCGACGACAACGGCGACGGCGCCGGCGAGGACGCCGTCGTCGGTCGCGGCCGCATCGGCGCGCTCGCGGCCGTCGGCGCCTGGCGGGCGTTCGACGACTGGACGTACGAGCACATCTCGTATCGCGAGTTCGCTCGATGCGGGACGCCCCGCGAGGTCGACGAGGCGAGCGTGTTCGCGGCCGCCGAGGAGGCGTACCCGCTCGCGTGGGACACCGTCGACCGCGTCGAGAGAGAGGCGGTGTGCGTCCCGAACGCCCCGGGGCCGATCCTGTACGGGATCCGCGGCGACGACCCCGAGGCGGTCCGGCGGGTCGCCGACGGGATCGACAGCGAACCGGTCGAGCGCTCCGCGCTGTTCGTGACGAACCAGGGGACCGACGCGCACCTCCGTGAGGGAACCCTCGGCGACCTGCGCGAGGGCGGCGCCTACCGCGTCGACGCGACCGTGACCGCGGCCCCCGAGACGCGCCGCGGCGGGCACGTGTTCTTCGAGGTGACCGCTCTCGGCGGCGGTGACGCCGCCGCCACCGACGATGTCGACGGCGACGGTCCCGAGGCGACCGTGATCGACTGCGTCGCGTTCGAGCCGACGAAGCGCTTCCGCGACCGCGTGCGGGATCTGCGGGTCGGCGACCGCCTCTCCCTCTGTGGCGAGGTCGCCGACGGCACGCTGAAACTGGAGAAGTTCGCCGTCCGCGACCTCGTCGAGACGGCGCCGGCGGTGCCGACGTGCCCGGAGTGCGGTCGCTCGATGGAGTCGGCCGGCGCGAACCAGGGCTACCGGTGTCGCGACTGCGGGGCGAGCGAGCCGGGAACGGTCGACGCGCCGCTGGAGCGGGAGCTCGAACCCGGCTGGTACGAGGTGCCGCCGTGCGCGCGCCGGCACATCAGCAAGCCGCTCGTTCGGGGCGGCTTCGACGCGCCCACACACCCGGAGCGGTGA
- a CDS encoding response regulator, producing MYSPLGGAVASTPSVLVVDDDRAMTDLLTDRLGRDLDAVTVSGTTDPADAIQAIERGTASCLVSDYDMPEIDGLSLLRQVREIDDRVPFVLFTGRGSEEIASEAISAGVTDYVQKGGAESFTVLANSVERALDRRRAEREREAARRSLAAKDATLESLFESMPSPAVVVDAADPAVPVGQVNPAFTRRFDVDPARAIGEPIASVVGVVGDGSLERVVADATTSREELTCRTPAGDREFLVTVVATGDDDERYVVFTDIDEQKRVQRALADLHEATRELMAADGVREIEEVALSAAADVLGFPHNGTRRYDGDADELVPGGTTAAAADRYDRERSTYGREDPDAAHAWRAFDEGEPVTVSREADLKREGVASKVYLPVDEWGLLTLSDPQREGITETEEYLGRVLATNTAAALSGLDTDAS from the coding sequence ATGTACTCCCCGCTCGGCGGCGCGGTCGCGTCGACCCCGTCGGTGCTGGTCGTCGACGACGACCGGGCGATGACGGATCTCCTCACGGACCGGCTGGGCCGCGATCTCGACGCCGTGACCGTGTCGGGGACGACCGACCCTGCGGACGCGATCCAGGCTATCGAACGAGGAACGGCCAGCTGTTTGGTCTCCGACTACGACATGCCGGAGATCGACGGCCTGTCGCTGCTCAGGCAGGTTCGCGAGATCGACGACCGCGTCCCGTTCGTGCTGTTCACCGGCCGCGGGAGCGAGGAGATCGCCAGCGAGGCGATCTCAGCAGGCGTCACCGACTACGTCCAGAAGGGCGGCGCCGAGTCGTTCACCGTCCTCGCCAACAGCGTCGAGCGTGCGCTCGACCGCCGGCGGGCCGAGCGCGAGCGCGAGGCCGCCAGACGTTCGCTGGCGGCCAAGGACGCGACGCTGGAGTCGCTGTTCGAGTCGATGCCCTCGCCGGCGGTCGTCGTCGACGCCGCGGACCCGGCGGTGCCGGTGGGGCAGGTGAACCCAGCGTTCACCCGACGCTTCGACGTGGATCCCGCGCGGGCGATCGGCGAGCCGATCGCGTCGGTCGTCGGGGTCGTCGGCGACGGCTCTCTCGAGCGGGTCGTCGCCGACGCGACCACGAGCCGCGAGGAGCTGACGTGTCGGACGCCGGCGGGCGACCGCGAGTTCCTCGTCACCGTCGTCGCGACCGGGGACGACGACGAGCGGTACGTCGTGTTCACCGACATCGACGAGCAGAAGCGAGTGCAGCGCGCGCTCGCGGACCTCCACGAGGCGACGCGGGAACTCATGGCCGCCGACGGCGTCCGGGAGATCGAGGAGGTCGCGCTGTCCGCGGCCGCCGATGTGCTCGGCTTCCCGCACAACGGGACCCGCCGGTACGACGGGGACGCCGACGAACTCGTTCCCGGCGGGACGACCGCCGCGGCCGCGGATCGCTACGACCGCGAGCGGTCGACCTACGGCCGCGAGGACCCCGACGCAGCCCACGCGTGGCGCGCCTTCGACGAGGGCGAGCCGGTCACCGTGTCTCGGGAGGCAGACCTCAAGCGGGAGGGCGTCGCGAGCAAGGTGTACCTGCCGGTGGACGAATGGGGGCTGCTCACGCTGTCGGACCCCCAGCGCGAGGGGATCACGGAGACCGAGGAGTACCTCGGGCGCGTACTCGCAACGAACACGGCCGCGGCGCTGTCGGGGCTGGACACGGACGCGTCGTAG
- a CDS encoding transporter, whose product MGDAQTNATATGTGESNASGIRERVSLATGAAAGVGAYLLGYLATYVTQAGAVRDRLSTLNFLASLFGGDPVAAWQGVGWYFYNAHFVATVSPSFGGGTRSSDLLASADAGLAYLYAVPPLALLLAGVAVALVEGVDDPTDGALAALGVVPAYFLLAVVGTVVFAYGVGDAGSVHPDYVTGALLAGLVYPAVFGGVGGALGSFVGGA is encoded by the coding sequence ATGGGGGATGCCCAAACGAACGCGACAGCGACGGGAACGGGAGAATCGAACGCATCCGGGATACGCGAGCGCGTGTCGCTCGCCACCGGCGCGGCCGCGGGGGTCGGCGCGTACCTGCTCGGCTACCTCGCGACGTACGTGACGCAGGCGGGGGCGGTACGCGATCGCCTCTCGACGCTGAACTTCCTCGCGAGCCTGTTCGGCGGCGACCCCGTCGCCGCGTGGCAGGGCGTCGGCTGGTACTTCTACAACGCCCACTTCGTGGCGACCGTGTCGCCGTCGTTCGGCGGCGGGACGCGCTCGTCGGACCTGCTCGCGAGCGCCGACGCCGGCCTGGCGTACCTGTACGCGGTGCCGCCGCTCGCGCTCCTGCTGGCCGGCGTGGCGGTCGCGCTCGTCGAGGGCGTCGACGACCCGACCGACGGGGCGCTGGCCGCCCTCGGCGTCGTCCCCGCGTACTTCCTGCTCGCGGTCGTCGGCACCGTCGTCTTCGCGTACGGCGTCGGCGACGCCGGCAGCGTCCACCCGGACTACGTCACCGGCGCGCTGCTCGCGGGCCTCGTCTATCCCGCCGTCTTCGGCGGCGTCGGCGGAGCGCTCGGCTCGTTCGTCGGCGGCGCCTGA
- a CDS encoding pyridoxal-phosphate dependent enzyme, translated as MTAPSLRCPDCGATYADRWRCECGHPLEYAEQPLPDRPAPDPAAFDTREGLWSFDGFLPESPPVTLGEGMTPLVDAEAWDAQFKLEYVFPTGSFKDRGATTTVSRAAALGVDTLVEDSSGNAGAAIATYAARAGIDAEIYVPASVKDAKLRAIRRAGATPVRTEGPRQATTDACIEAVTSDTGWYASHAWNPAFFAGTATFTYETALQRDWEAPDAVVLPLGHGTLFLGAYRGFRALRDAGWIDDIPRLLGAQAAGTAPIVEALHGTDAATGDNDAADGIQIPEPVRREQILAAIDDTDGDAIALGSDAVESELADLHAAGFYTEPTCAVAPAALREYRERGVLDGDEDMVVPLTGSGLKT; from the coding sequence ATGACCGCTCCGTCGCTTCGCTGTCCCGACTGCGGCGCCACGTACGCCGATCGCTGGCGCTGTGAGTGCGGGCACCCGCTTGAGTACGCCGAGCAGCCGCTTCCCGACCGTCCCGCGCCCGACCCGGCCGCGTTCGACACGCGCGAGGGGCTCTGGTCGTTCGACGGGTTCCTCCCCGAGTCGCCGCCGGTCACCCTCGGCGAGGGGATGACGCCGCTCGTCGACGCCGAGGCGTGGGACGCCCAGTTCAAGCTGGAGTACGTGTTCCCGACCGGCTCGTTCAAGGACCGCGGCGCGACGACGACCGTCTCGCGGGCGGCCGCCCTCGGCGTCGACACGCTCGTCGAGGACTCCTCGGGCAACGCCGGCGCCGCGATCGCCACCTACGCCGCCCGCGCAGGCATCGACGCCGAGATCTACGTCCCCGCCTCGGTGAAGGACGCCAAACTGCGGGCGATCCGGCGTGCCGGCGCGACGCCGGTGCGGACCGAGGGGCCGCGGCAGGCGACGACCGACGCCTGCATCGAGGCGGTTACGTCCGACACCGGCTGGTACGCCAGCCACGCCTGGAACCCCGCGTTCTTCGCCGGAACCGCGACGTTCACTTATGAGACGGCGCTCCAGCGCGACTGGGAGGCGCCCGACGCGGTCGTCCTCCCCCTGGGCCACGGCACGCTCTTCCTCGGCGCCTACCGCGGCTTCCGCGCGCTTCGCGATGCCGGCTGGATCGACGATATCCCGCGGCTGCTCGGCGCGCAGGCCGCGGGCACCGCCCCCATCGTGGAGGCGCTCCACGGCACCGACGCGGCCACCGGCGACAACGACGCTGCCGACGGCATTCAGATCCCCGAGCCCGTTCGCCGCGAGCAGATCCTCGCTGCGATCGACGACACCGACGGCGACGCCATCGCGCTCGGGAGCGACGCCGTCGAGTCGGAACTCGCCGACCTCCACGCCGCCGGTTTCTACACCGAGCCGACCTGCGCGGTCGCGCCCGCGGCGCTCCGGGAGTACCGCGAACGCGGCGTCCTCGACGGCGACGAGGACATGGTCGTTCCCCTGACCGGGAGCGGGTTGAAGACGTGA
- a CDS encoding succinylglutamate desuccinylase/aspartoacylase family protein, which translates to MTTLGSASAPPGEFDTGRLSVGETRDGSTVGLPVAVLNGAEDGKTLYVQAVSDGDELNGLGVINRLVPQLDPEEIAGEILFVGIVNYHAFQVAEHRNPIDDTKMNRAYPGDANGTSSERIAAATFEAAKRADMIVDLHQGRTSRMINETRVRCGPRHRLHRECLELAKVFGTGYVLDQKGPDGQLARAAPDNGIPTIDPELGGAVGWDEESIEIGLDGMFRVLRYYGFLDGDVDRDVQTRASGFDQYGSPAGGLVTFEVDLGERVERGDALFEVTDAFGSLKGRVTADNDGIFWRSRRLPQVATGEYVCSVGTDIDQF; encoded by the coding sequence ATGACGACGCTCGGGAGCGCGAGTGCGCCCCCCGGCGAGTTCGACACGGGCCGACTCTCGGTCGGGGAGACCCGCGACGGCTCGACCGTCGGGCTCCCCGTGGCGGTGCTCAACGGCGCTGAGGACGGGAAGACCCTCTACGTGCAGGCGGTCAGCGACGGCGACGAGCTCAACGGCCTCGGCGTGATCAACCGCCTCGTCCCGCAACTGGACCCCGAGGAGATAGCCGGCGAGATCCTGTTCGTCGGGATCGTCAACTACCACGCCTTCCAGGTCGCCGAGCACCGCAACCCCATCGACGACACGAAGATGAACCGGGCGTACCCCGGCGACGCGAACGGCACCTCCTCCGAGCGTATCGCCGCGGCGACGTTCGAGGCCGCCAAGCGCGCGGATATGATCGTCGACCTCCACCAGGGGCGCACCTCCCGGATGATAAACGAGACGCGCGTGCGCTGTGGCCCGCGCCACCGGCTCCACCGAGAGTGTCTCGAACTCGCGAAGGTGTTCGGCACCGGCTACGTCCTCGACCAGAAGGGGCCCGACGGCCAGCTCGCCCGCGCGGCGCCCGACAACGGCATCCCGACGATCGACCCCGAACTCGGCGGCGCCGTCGGCTGGGACGAGGAGTCGATCGAGATCGGGCTGGACGGGATGTTCCGCGTGCTCCGCTACTACGGCTTCCTCGACGGCGACGTGGATCGCGACGTGCAGACGCGCGCCTCCGGGTTCGACCAGTACGGCTCGCCCGCCGGCGGGCTCGTCACCTTCGAGGTCGACCTCGGCGAGCGCGTCGAGCGCGGCGACGCGCTGTTCGAGGTGACCGACGCGTTCGGCTCGCTCAAGGGACGCGTCACCGCCGACAACGACGGCATCTTCTGGCGCTCGCGGCGGCTCCCGCAGGTCGCTACCGGCGAGTACGTCTGCTCGGTCGGAACCGACATCGACCAGTTCTGA